The Deinococcus misasensis DSM 22328 DNA window CTCGCATGACCACCCCCAGAAGACCCGAGGGCCTCGTGGAATGTGTGCTGGCTGGAGAAACCATCTTGACCGGAGATTTTCAGGTTTTTTTGCGTGCCCGCAATTTTGTGGTGCGTTCCACCTTCAATGAAACCGCCACGCTGACCACCCGTTCCTGGTTGGGCGTGCCATTCAAAACCCAGAAAGGCACCCGCGGAGCCCTGTCATGGCAATCCTACGAAAGCCATTTCTTCGATGCCGAAGACCTGCATTTTGCTTCACTGCTGGCCAAACACCTCGGGTTTGCGATTTCCAATGCCGAACTCTGGCACGACCTGAGCGAACTGGCCAACACCGATGCCCTCACTTCGCTGGGGAACCGCCGGGCCTTCATGCACGACATCGACGAGCGCATTCAGGCCGGGATTCCGTTTTCTCTGGTGATTGTGGACATCCAGAAATTCAAACTCATCAACGACACCCACGGACACCAGACCGGTGACGAAGTGCTCTCAGCGGTGGGGGCAAGCCTCAAACAACACTCCAGAGGCATGGGTCGGGCCTACCGTCTGGGCGGAGATGAATTTGCTTTGCTGTCTCTGGCAGACAGCACTGTGGCTTCACGCATTGTGGGCAAGGTGCAAGAAACCTTGCAGCAGCAGTTCACCAGCTTTCCGGTGCAGGTCAACTGTGGTCTGGCCCTGTTCCCAGACGATGCCCGCACCGAAGACGCCCTGTACCATGTGGCAGATCAGGCCATGTACGTGGCCAAACGCCAGAGTGCTGCCCTCAGTGAGGGGTTTTGAGGCTCTGGTCTTTCAGGACCATCAAATCGCGAATCACCAGATAAGGCAACAACGCAAAAGCCCCAAAAAACACCGTCAGAACGGCAAAAGGAAAACGCAGCCATCCGGTGTGCCTGAGCACCATGTAACCGGCCACCACCAGAGAAAGCACCACGGTGTTGGCAAAAGACATGCGGGCAAAATGGCTGGCCAGCAAGATGTCTCCGGTGCCCATCCCGGCAGGCAAAGCACTGAAAATGAACACCACCACCATCACGATCCACAATCCGCCCAGAAGCTGTACCCTGAGCAGGCTTGGTTTTTGCAGTTTGTCCATGTTGATCCCCTTTGTGGACAGGGGTGACGCACGTTAAGGCTGAAGGA harbors:
- a CDS encoding GGDEF domain-containing protein; protein product: MTEQRIARYQAIFEILELISEQKTTSEIIKSTYQLAHRVAQVPIMLIAMVNPKNPDMMTIETLEDGIHSRMTTPRRPEGLVECVLAGETILTGDFQVFLRARNFVVRSTFNETATLTTRSWLGVPFKTQKGTRGALSWQSYESHFFDAEDLHFASLLAKHLGFAISNAELWHDLSELANTDALTSLGNRRAFMHDIDERIQAGIPFSLVIVDIQKFKLINDTHGHQTGDEVLSAVGASLKQHSRGMGRAYRLGGDEFALLSLADSTVASRIVGKVQETLQQQFTSFPVQVNCGLALFPDDARTEDALYHVADQAMYVAKRQSAALSEGF